A stretch of DNA from Corallococcus silvisoli:
CCGGCTCACGCCCCTGGCCGTGCTGAAGGGCTGAGGGGTGGGGCCTGTCGGGTGGATGACAGCCGGTCCCCCGGCCGGACCCCCGCCTGGGTGGCGGTGATCCACCCCGCACTCCACGGCGAACGGGGCCCATCGTCAGAGTGGGTTCCCGCGCACGTCGAGATGCCGTAGTATCGGCCCACGAGTACGCGTGCGAACCTGCTGGGGCGTCGTCTAATGGCAGGACGTCAGACTTTGACTCTGATTATCAAGGTTCGAATCCTTGCGCCCCAGCCACTCCGCTCCGGGGGGACGCGGTCAACGTCCGTCCGGAGGTAGAAGGCGGTGGGCTGATGCCGCAGAAGACGCTCCTGCTGGTCACCGTGGGCGGTCCGCCGTCCGCGCTCGTGAACGCCGTGCAGGAACCGCTGGCGACGCACCTGGGCGTCAGCGCGGTCGTGAGCAGGACGGTGCTGTCGTCCCCTGCCTACGCCTTCAACAAGGACCGGAGCCAGTACCACTGCAACGCCATCATGCGGCGGCTGGGAACGGTGCTGGAGGACGCGCCCCAGGACCTGGTGATGGGCGTGACGGACGCGGACCTGTTCGAACCGGACTCGCCC
This window harbors:
- a CDS encoding non-proteolytic archaemetzincin-like protein, coding for MPQKTLLLVTVGGPPSALVNAVQEPLATHLGVSAVVSRTVLSSPAYAFNKDRSQYHCNAIMRRLGTVLEDAPQDLVMGVTDADLFEPDSPFVFGQADRESNVAVLSVYRLRQGAEGEALRRRVQVEAVHQVGHLIGLSYCEDSRCVMFFPQAPQDIDRKSLGPCNVCRNELNRLNR